DNA from Nocardioides seonyuensis:
GCGCGCCGCCACGGCTGCCGAGTGGGCCGACGCCCTGCACGAGGCCGTGCGCGGGCTGACCTCCACACCCCTGGAGTCGGCCTGGCAGCTCGCCCAGTTCGAGCGCGAGATCGGCCACATCGCCGCCGGCACCGGCGCGGGCACCACCACCATGCGCCACGCGGACGTGAGGTCCCTCCTCGCCCACCGCCTGCGTGGACGACCCACCCGCTCCAACTTCCGCACCGGCACCCTCACCGTGTGCACGATGGTGCCGATGCGCTCTGTGCCCCACCGCGTCGTGTGCCTGGTCGGGCTGGACGACGGCGTCTTCCCGCGCTCGACCGCGGTCGACGGTGACGACGTGCTGGCCCGACGACCCCGAACCGGCGAGCGCGACGCCCGCTCCGAGGACCGCCAGCTGCTGCTCGACGCCGTCAACGCCGCGACCGAGACCCTCGTCATCACCTACACCGGCCGCGGTGAGCACACCGGCGCGGCCCGGCCCCCGGCGGTCCCCCTCGGCGAGCTCCTCGACGCGCTCGACGCGACCACGGCAGCTCCGGTGCGCGGTGATGTGTTGACCCACCACCCGCTCCAGCCCTTCGACGAGGCGAACCTCGTCCCCGGTGGGCTCGCAGGCACCGAGCCCTTCACCTTCGACGTCAGCGCGCTGGCCGGCGCGCAGGCAGCCCGGCGCCAGCCTCCAACCGAGGTCCGCGAGCTCGTGAGGTCGCCCCTCCCCGCGGGTGACCCCGTCACGGACGTCTCCCTCGCCGACCTCCACGACTTCTTCAAGCACCCGGTCAAGGCGTTCCTCAGGTCCAGGCTCGACATCTCCACCCCCTACAGCCCCGACGAGGCCCGAGACGACATTCCCATCACGCTCGACGCCCTGGAGAAGTGGGACGTCGGCGACCGTCTCGTCCGCGACGTGCTGGCCGGCGCCGACCCCGTCGAGGCGATGACGGCCGAGCAGCTGCGCGGCCTGCTCCCGCCCCGCCAGCTGGGGCGCTCCGTCCTGGAGGACATCTGCCGCAGGGCCCAGCCGCTCGTGGAGGCGGCCCAGCGGCTGCGCACCGGCCGCGCCCACAGCGTCGACGTCGACATCGACCTGGGAGACCGACGCGTGACCGGCACGGTCGGCGACCTCTTCGGCAACGCACTGGTCACCGTCACGTTCTCCAACCTCGGTGCCAAGCACCGCATCGGCGGCTGGCTCGACGCCGTGGCCCTGGCTGCCGGGCACCCCGACCACAACTGGACGGTCCACACCCTGGGCAAGCACCGCAGCGGCGCCCAGCGCGCGCTCGTGGGCCCCCTGGCCGAGCACGAGGCACGCGACTGGCTGCGCACCCTGGTAGACGTCCGCGAGCGAGGCCTCCGAGAGCCGCTGCCCCTGCCGCTGAAGACCTCGCTCGCCTTCGCCACCGACTGGTCGCTGCTGGAGCGTGGCGGCCAGGGCGACCCGGACGCGCGGGCGGCCGACGAGTGGACCACCCCCCGGTTCAGCGACACCGGCTTCCCCAAGGAGGACGCCGACCCGTGGCACGTGCGCGCCTTCGGTGACTCGGCGCCCTACTCCGCCCTGGCCGCTCCCCTTCGCGCCGACGAGTCGGGCGGACCCCACCGACTGGCCCACTACGCCTGGCGCGTCTGGGGCCCGCTCCTCTCCGACCGGCACGAGATCCTGGGGGCAGTGTGATGGACGTCTTCGACATCACCGCCCCGCTCCCCCAGGGTCCGACCACGACCCTGCTCGAGGCCAGCGCCGGCACCGGCAAGACCTGGACCATCGCCGCACTGGTGACGCGCTACGTCGCCGAGGGCGTGGCCCGGCTCGACGAGCTGCTGGTCGTCACCTTCACCAGGGCGGCCAGCCAGGAGCTGCGCGAGCGCGTCCGCGCCCAGCTCACGACGGCCCGCGACGCCCTCGCCGGCGACTCGCAGTCACCCCCCGCCGATGCGATGGTCGAGTGGCTCCTCGACGCCGACGAGAGCGAGCGGGCGCGGCGGCTCGCACGCCTGACCGCCGCGCTCACCGACTTCGACGCGGCGACGATCGCCACCATCCACCAGTTCTGCCAGCTGGTCCTGCGCAGCCTCGGGGTCGCCGGTGACACCGACACCGACGCTCGTCTCGTCGAGGACCTCGAGCAGCTGACCCACGAGGTCGTCGACGACCTCTTCCTGGCAAGCTTCGCCGACCTGCCCGCGCCCCCGTGGTCCCACGACGTCGCCCTCCAGATCGGTCGGGCCGTCGTCGACGACCCCCGCGCCGCCATCGAGCCCCGTGCGGCTCTCACGGAGGCCCCCGACTCGACCGCCGCCGCCAGGGTCCGGTTCGGCACCGAGGTCCTCGCCGAGGTCGAGCGCCGCAAGCGCCGTCTGGGTGTCCTCAGCTACGACGACCTGCTCAGCCAGCTGGCCGACGCCCTCGACGACCCCCGCTCCGACGCGCGCGCCCGCATGCGCCGACGGTGGAAGGTCGCCCTGATCGACGAGTTCCAGGACACCGACCCCGTCCAGTGGCAGGTGTTCGAGCGTGCCTTCCACGCCCACTCGACCCTGGTGCTCATCGGCGACCCCAAGCAGGCGATCTACGCGTTCCGGGGCGGCGACGTCGTCACCTACCTCAGGGCGGCGGAGGTCGCGACCACCCGGCAGACCCTCGGCGTCAACTGGCGGGCCGACGGCCCGGTCCTCGCCTCGCTGCAGGCACTCATGCGGGACGCGCGCCTCGGCAGCGACGAGATCGTCGTGCTGCCCGTCGCGGCAGACCGCGACAGCTCGCGCCTCGAGGGTGCCGGTCCACCGTTCCGGCTGCGCGTCGTACGCCGTGCCGAGCTCGGCCTCGGTCTCGGGCCCAAGGCAAAGCCGCCGCGCGTCGACGTGTGGCGCCGCCACGTCACCACCGACCTGGCCCAGGACATCAAGCGGCTGCTCCTGAGTGGCGCGAAGTTCTGCGGTCGCGACCTCGAGCCCAGCGACGTCGCCGTGCTGGCGGCGCGACGCAGTGACCTGACCGCAGCCCAGGAGGCGCTCGCGGCGGTCGGGGTGCGCTCGGTCATCAACGCCGGGGGGTCTGTCTTCCACACCCCGGCAGCCACCGAGTGGCTCGTGCTGCTCGAGGCGCTCGAGCAGCCTCACCGCACGGCGCGGGTGCGGGCAGCCGCGCTGACCTCGTTCGTCGGCCTGGATGCCGCCGCCCTGGACGCCGGCGGCCCCGACCTCACCAACTCCCTCACCGAGCGGCTCCGGGCCCTGTCCGACATCCTCGCCACCCGCGGGGTCGCCGCGGTGCTGGAGGCGACGGTCATCGACGGGCTGACCGACCGGGTGCTGTCGCGGCTCGGCGGTGAGCGCACGCTGACCGACCTCCACCACATCGGGGAGGCGCTCCACCGGGTGTCGGTCGACGAGCGGCTGGGGCCCGTCGGCCTGCTGGCATGGCTGCGGCAGCAGGTCGCCGACGAGAAGAAGGAGGTGGCCGGGGAGCGCACCCGGCGGCTCGACTCCGACGCGGACGCCGTCCAGCTGGTGACCATCCACGGCAGCAAGGGCCTCCAGTACCCCGTGGTCTACGCGCCCACGCTGTGGGACCGCTGGACCGGGCGCGACCCCGACGTGCTGCTCTTCCACGACGACCAGGGTCGTCGTTGCCGCGACATCGGCGGCCCGAGCCCGGCGCGAAAGGAGCACCTCCAGCGCCACTGGACCGAGGACGCCGGCGAGTCCCTCCGACTGCTCTAC
Protein-coding regions in this window:
- the recC gene encoding exodeoxyribonuclease V subunit gamma, whose amino-acid sequence is MTLHLHTAERTDALADGLAAMLANPLADPFAREAVVVPARGVERWLTQRLSHRLGVGPAGGDGVCAGVDFLTPHSLVSLLLDRDRVDPWDPDQVVWPLLDVIDEALGTPGFESLSRHLGHDDTSELGEIKRARRYSVTRRLAGLFTSYARQRPSLVSDWRRGHDTDGADGPLDPDLHWQAELWRRLVARMDVPPPDERHATTLEALRSGGRDLDLPPRLSLFGHTRLPVTEVELLAALGALREVHLWLPQASASLWRELGRATSDGPVLRELDSSATAVGHPLLASLGRDARELRRTLNAVEAVDEPVDGSIPTPDSLLGWLQHDLRANSVPDAETRATRRHDRLDRSVQVHACHGAARQVDVLREVLVGLLQDDPTLEPRDILVMCPDIESYAPLVSAGFGLADLTQGGSGHPAHQLRVRLADRSPGATNPLLSLASTLVEIAEGRLTASQVLDLAGAEPVRLRWGWDDDELEQLGRWVGQAAIRWGYDADHRATFGLGLPDNTWLQGMRRILLGAAVSGQGHRVVGGTLPVDDMGDGQLELVGHFAEFVDRLHRFLDRALRAATAAEWADALHEAVRGLTSTPLESAWQLAQFEREIGHIAAGTGAGTTTMRHADVRSLLAHRLRGRPTRSNFRTGTLTVCTMVPMRSVPHRVVCLVGLDDGVFPRSTAVDGDDVLARRPRTGERDARSEDRQLLLDAVNAATETLVITYTGRGEHTGAARPPAVPLGELLDALDATTAAPVRGDVLTHHPLQPFDEANLVPGGLAGTEPFTFDVSALAGAQAARRQPPTEVRELVRSPLPAGDPVTDVSLADLHDFFKHPVKAFLRSRLDISTPYSPDEARDDIPITLDALEKWDVGDRLVRDVLAGADPVEAMTAEQLRGLLPPRQLGRSVLEDICRRAQPLVEAAQRLRTGRAHSVDVDIDLGDRRVTGTVGDLFGNALVTVTFSNLGAKHRIGGWLDAVALAAGHPDHNWTVHTLGKHRSGAQRALVGPLAEHEARDWLRTLVDVRERGLREPLPLPLKTSLAFATDWSLLERGGQGDPDARAADEWTTPRFSDTGFPKEDADPWHVRAFGDSAPYSALAAPLRADESGGPHRLAHYAWRVWGPLLSDRHEILGAV
- a CDS encoding UvrD-helicase domain-containing protein — encoded protein: MDVFDITAPLPQGPTTTLLEASAGTGKTWTIAALVTRYVAEGVARLDELLVVTFTRAASQELRERVRAQLTTARDALAGDSQSPPADAMVEWLLDADESERARRLARLTAALTDFDAATIATIHQFCQLVLRSLGVAGDTDTDARLVEDLEQLTHEVVDDLFLASFADLPAPPWSHDVALQIGRAVVDDPRAAIEPRAALTEAPDSTAAARVRFGTEVLAEVERRKRRLGVLSYDDLLSQLADALDDPRSDARARMRRRWKVALIDEFQDTDPVQWQVFERAFHAHSTLVLIGDPKQAIYAFRGGDVVTYLRAAEVATTRQTLGVNWRADGPVLASLQALMRDARLGSDEIVVLPVAADRDSSRLEGAGPPFRLRVVRRAELGLGLGPKAKPPRVDVWRRHVTTDLAQDIKRLLLSGAKFCGRDLEPSDVAVLAARRSDLTAAQEALAAVGVRSVINAGGSVFHTPAATEWLVLLEALEQPHRTARVRAAALTSFVGLDAAALDAGGPDLTNSLTERLRALSDILATRGVAAVLEATVIDGLTDRVLSRLGGERTLTDLHHIGEALHRVSVDERLGPVGLLAWLRQQVADEKKEVAGERTRRLDSDADAVQLVTIHGSKGLQYPVVYAPTLWDRWTGRDPDVLLFHDDQGRRCRDIGGPSPARKEHLQRHWTEDAGESLRLLYVALTRAQSQVVAWYAPTNNTAGSPLHRMLFGRLPGGAAVPDSAPLPDDDKIVTVLGHWKHAGGPQPELATLVAPDVRPLEPSQDALSVRVFDREIDTAWRRTSYSSLSAAAGTSAIGDATTLSEPEEVPGLEVEEPLPTPEESADETGADLAAVPSPMAGLPVGATFGSLVHAVLEHADVTATDLRAELVTRIQEQVEWWAVPGLDVEELADALVAVCDSPLGPLAGGATLRDVTRADRLEELDFELPLAGGDDADATPGSAVLGDVAVLLRRHLPEGDPVRSYADTLDADPVLAAQVLRGYLTGSIDVVMRREVDGATRFLTVDYKTNWLGEVGAPLTAHDYRPAVLDEAMGHSDYPLQALLYTVVLHRFLRWRLADYDPEAHLGGVLYLYLRGMCGPETPLVDGSPCGVFSWRPPVALVTELSDLLDGRLQGRLAGAVRA